The sequence below is a genomic window from Halomonas halophila.
GAAGGCCAGGCCCTGGGCGGCGCCGGCGGCGATGCGCAGGCCGGTGAAGGACCCCGGGCCATGGCCATAGGCCACCGCGTCCAGCTCGGCCGGGGCGACGCCGGCCTCGGCCAGCACCTCGTCGACCATCGGCATCAACCGGCGGGTATGGGCTCGGGGAGTGAGTTCGAAGCGGGAGATCACCTCGTCGTCGACGCCCTCGCGACGCCGCAGCAGGGCGGCGGAGCAGGCGCTCGAGGAGGCATCCAGGGCCAGCAGGATCGGCATGGGTCTCTAACGGTGCGGGAAGTGTCGGGGCATTATACGACAACGGCCCGCGCGATGCGGGCCGTGGCCGGAATGAAGAAAAGTGCGGGATTCCGTCGCGAGCGAAGACAGGTGGGGGCGCCTAGCCTGGCCGCCGCCGGAGCGCAGAAACCGGACAGCCTTTTCTCAGCTCTCGAGGGCGGCGATCACCTGCCCGGTGATGTCGTCGACGCTGCCCACGCCTTCCACCTTGTGGTAGGCCGGCGCGGCATCGGGTTCCTGCTGCGCCCACTGCTGGTAGTAGTCGACCAGCGGTGCGGTCTGCTCGTGATAGACGGACAGGCGATTGCGCACGGTGGCTTCGCTGTCGTCGTCGCGCTGGATCAGCGCCTCGCCGGTGACGTCGTCCTTGCCCTCTTCCTTCGGCGGATTGTGGTCGACGTGGTAGACGCGGCCGGAGGCCGGGTGCACGCGACGGCCGGCCAGGCGGTTGACGATTTCCTCGTCGGGCACGGCGATCTCGAGCACGTGATCGAGCTTCACGCCCGCTTCCTTCATGGCGTCGGCCTGGGGAATGGTGCGCGGGAAGCCGTCGAACAGGAAGCCGTTGGCGCAGTCCGGCTGGGCGATGCGCTCCTTGACCAGGGCGATGATGATGTCATCGGATACCAGGCCGCCGGTGGTCATGATCTCCTGGACCTTGAGGCCCAGCTCGCTGCCTTCCTTGACGGCGGCACGCAGCATGTCACCGGTGGAAATCTGCGGAATGCCGTAGCGCTCGCAGATGAACTGGGCCTGGGTTCCCTTGCCGGCGCCCGGCGCGCCCAACAGGATCACTCGCATCGAACTGCTCCTTGGAAGTGGTGGTGGATTCGAAAAAGAGGAGAAATGGAGAATAGCGAACCATACCGGGGCGACCGTCGTCACACAAGCGACACACGGGCCACAAGGCCCTGAGTGCGCGAGAAAATCCCGTGCGATCAAGGAGCTGGCGGTTCTAGCACTTTGGTATTCCCCGGCCCGGAAACGCCGACGGCGCCTTGCGGCGCCGTCGGTCGTGGCTCACTCGTTCTCGATCAGAGCAGCAGGCGACGGATGTCCGTCAGCATCTGGCCGAGGAAGGCGGTGAAGCGCGCCCCGTCGGCGCCGTTGACCGCCCGGTGGTCGAAGGAGAGCGACAGCGGCATGATCAGCCGCGGCTGGAAGGCCGCGCCGTCCCACACCGGCTTCATCGACGCCTTGGAGACGCCGAGGATGGCGACTTCCGGCGGGTTGACGATCGGCGTGAAGGCGGTGCCGCCGATCGAGCCCAGGCTGGAGATGGTGAAGCAGCCACCGGTCATCTCCTCGCGCTTGAGCTTCTTCGACTGCGCCTTCTTGGCCAGCTCCACGGACTCCTTGGCCAGATCGATCAGCGACTTCTGGTCGGCGTCGCGAATCACCGGAACCATCAGGCCGTCCGGCGTATCCACGGCGATGCCGATGTGCACGTACTTCTTCTGCACCACGGTCTCGCCGTCGCTCTTCAGGCTGACGTTGAACTGCGGGAACTTCTGCAGCGCCACGGCGCAGGCCTTGATCAGGAACGGCAGCGGCGTGAGCTTGGCACCCTGCGCCTCGGCCTCGGCCTTCATCGACTTGCGGAAGGCCTCGAGCTCGGTGATGTCGGCCTCGTCGAACTGGGTGACATGCGGAATGTTGACCCAGCTGCGATGAAGATTGGTGGCGCCCATCTTCATCAGGCGACCCATCTTCTTCTCTTCCACCTCGCCGAACTGGCTGAAGTCCTGGTCCGGGATCGGCGGAATGCCGGAACCGCCCTCGGCCGCGGCCGGCGCCGCAGCCGGTGCCTTGGCCTGACCCGACATCACCTGCTTGACGTAGGCCTGGACGTCTTCCTTGAGCACCCGCTCCTTGGGACCGCTGGGCTTGACCAGGGCGAGATCGACGCCGAACTCGCGGGCCAGCATGCGCACCGCCGGACCGGCGTGCACGCGCTTGCCGTCACGCGGCTTCTCGGCGCTGGCCGGGGCACTCGCGGGCGCGGCGGCCTTGGCCGGCTGTTCCGACTTGGCCGGGGCCTCGGCCTTGGGCGCACTCTGCTGCTGAGGAGCGGCCTTCGGCGCGGCGCCGGCGGTCTCGATGTAGCCGATCAGGTCACCTTCGGAGACGGTGTCGCCTTCCTTGACGGTCAGCTCGACCAGCTTGCCCGCGAACGGGCTCGGCACGTCCATGGTGGCCTTGTCGGACTCCAGGGTGATCAGCGGGTCTTCCTCGGCCACCTCGTCGCCGACGCTGGCGGC
It includes:
- the adk gene encoding adenylate kinase, with the protein product MRVILLGAPGAGKGTQAQFICERYGIPQISTGDMLRAAVKEGSELGLKVQEIMTTGGLVSDDIIIALVKERIAQPDCANGFLFDGFPRTIPQADAMKEAGVKLDHVLEIAVPDEEIVNRLAGRRVHPASGRVYHVDHNPPKEEGKDDVTGEALIQRDDDSEATVRNRLSVYHEQTAPLVDYYQQWAQQEPDAAPAYHKVEGVGSVDDITGQVIAALES
- the aceF gene encoding pyruvate dehydrogenase complex dihydrolipoyllysine-residue acetyltransferase, with protein sequence MSSEIIKVPDIGGDTDVEIIEIAVAVGDVIAAEDSLITLESDKASMDVPSPKGGKVVKVLVKEGDTVSEGDDIVELEVEGGGDAEPEQPAEAAEPASKAPAEPAAESRPAPAAKPASGGSQTVDITVPDLGGASDVEIIEVAVSEGDEVAAEDTLITLESDKASMDVPSPHAGKIASFTVKEGDTVSEGDVIGTIQIAGGADEAPAEEAESAPAEQAPAAEAAPAEEASGEPERREVRVPDLSGSSDVPVIEIAASVGDEVAEEDPLITLESDKATMDVPSPFAGKLVELTVKEGDTVSEGDLIGYIETAGAAPKAAPQQQSAPKAEAPAKSEQPAKAAAPASAPASAEKPRDGKRVHAGPAVRMLAREFGVDLALVKPSGPKERVLKEDVQAYVKQVMSGQAKAPAAAPAAAEGGSGIPPIPDQDFSQFGEVEEKKMGRLMKMGATNLHRSWVNIPHVTQFDEADITELEAFRKSMKAEAEAQGAKLTPLPFLIKACAVALQKFPQFNVSLKSDGETVVQKKYVHIGIAVDTPDGLMVPVIRDADQKSLIDLAKESVELAKKAQSKKLKREEMTGGCFTISSLGSIGGTAFTPIVNPPEVAILGVSKASMKPVWDGAAFQPRLIMPLSLSFDHRAVNGADGARFTAFLGQMLTDIRRLLL